In Spirochaeta lutea, the genomic stretch ACAATCCCGGTGATGGTAGTGAAACCCCAAACAATATCTACGAAGCCCCAGCTAATGGTCTGACCGATCTTCTGGATATCACTGGTTAGCCGGCTCATGAGCCAGCCGCCAGGGGTCTTATTAAAGTAATTCAGTTCCAGATCCTGGAGATGCCGGAAACTCCGGTTTCGAAGATCGTGCATAATTGCCATCTCCAAGTATCCAGCGAGCATGATCAGCGCCAGGACGTTTATTCCCTGCCACAATACCACAGCCAAAAAGCCGATAATAAATCCTTCTAGGCCTTGGATGGTTCCCGGTACGATAAACCGGTCCACCGCTTGTTGTGTCCAGAGGGCGAAGGTAGCATCGATACCTCCGACCATGATCATCACCAACCCCAGGGCCGCCGTTTGCAGGCGGTATGGCCTGAGGAAGGGAAGCAGCCTTCGAACGAAGGGCTGCTTGGTTTGTTTTCTCTTTTTTCGTCTGCCTTCCATAGTTTACACCTCTATTCCTTGGTTCTGGAGAGCATGAAGTCTTGAGAACAAGCCGTCATGCTCCAGAAGCTGTGCAGGACTGCCCTGCTCCACAAGCCGTCCGTTCTCCATGACCAAGACCAGATCGGCCTTCATCAGGGTCGACAACCGATGACTGATAAGCATCACCGTCCGGTCGGAGGCGCGTTTACGGATCGCCTCCTGTACAGCCCGGTCGGTTTCGGTATCCAGAGCTGATAGGCTATCGTCGAATATGAGAATCGGCGCCTGGGCCACCAGAGCCCTGGCAATAGCCACCCGCTGTTTTTGTCCACCCGAAAGGGTTACCCCGCGCTCACCCACCGGGGTATCATATCCCGCCTCGAAATCCACGATGGACTGGTGGATGGAAGCATCTCGGGCAGCCTCAAAGATCTCAACCTCGCTGATATTCCGAGCTCCAACCCCGATATTCCTCTTAATGGTTTTGGCATAGAGAAAGGGCTCTTGGAGCACCAGACTCACCTGGCGTCGTAACCATGCCTTGTCAAAATCCTGGAGTGGCACCCCATCTATACTGATACTTCCCTGGGTAGGGGCGTAAAACCCCGCGATCAAACCCACCAGGCTCGTTTTTCCTGAGCCGGTATGTCCCAGGATTCCCACCGTCTGACCGGACTCTATGGTGAAATTCAGATCCTGTAATACGGGGCTTCCCGGTTCATACTCAAGGCTTACCCCCTTGAACTCAATGGCTCCCGTCAGTTTCTGGCGAATTCCCTGGGGATTCATGGACTCAGGCTCCTGGTCTAGAATTTCCTGAATACGCTCCATGGCAACAAAGGCCTTCCCCATGTCCACCAAAACACGCCCCATCTGCCGCACCGGCCATAAAATCATCCAGACCGACGAAACAAATAAGATGAGGGTTCCAATGGTGACCGTCCCCTGGACGGCCCAGAGGGTTCCCACACAGATAACAGCCAAGACCTGGGTCAAACTCATAATGTCCGTACTGGCCCAGAAGGCTGCGAACCACTGGATAAGCCGCATCGTTACCCGGCGGTAGTCCTCATTTAATGCCCTGAAGCGGCCGTATTCGTACCCCTCCCGACCAAAGGCCCGTACAACCCGGATGCCGGTAAGATGTTCCTGAACCATGCTGGTCAGAGCAGCCTCAGCCTCATCGCTGCGACGAAAAGAACTCTGAATCTTTCCGAAGAACAGGATACTGGCCACCGTCGCCAGGGGAATAATGGGCATGGCTACCCAGGCTAACTCCACATGCACCTGGAAGGTCACCACCAAACTGACGGTAACGAGAAATATGGCATTTCCCACCTGTACCAGCTGCAGGGCCAAAAACTTCCGCACCGTATCCACATCGCTGGTACACCTCTGCAGCAGATCACCCTTTTCACTCCGGGCATGGTATGCGAAGGGCAGATACTGTAGGTGATGGTAGAGGCGATTCCTGAGGTCCCGGGCGGAACCCTCGCTGGCCTTAGCAGCCAGGTACCCCGATAGGAATACGAATATACCCTGAACCAGCGCGGAGGAAACCAGCAAAATTCCGGGTATCCACAACCGCTGTGAGAGGACCTCCCGTCCGCCTAGGGCGGTAAAAAGCCAGATAATCTCCCGCCGCCCGGAGAATGCTTCCGTGCCAATCACCGAGTCGATGGTTGCCCGGAGAATGAGGGGGCTGTAGTAGGCGAAAATCGCCCCGAATCCCATGAATAAGATGGCTACACCGTACATGAGCCGGTATCCCTTCATCATGTTCCAAATTTTTTGTAGGTTGTTCATAACAATTCTCTTTTGTCTTCCATTGCTGATTCCATTCAGCAAGCTTCACGAATACCATTTGAAGGATGCTCTACCCGGGCTTCCCCGGATACCCGGGGACACAGGTTCTGCAGGTACGGCATTATTCCTGGTTACCGGGTGCAGGGCCCATGCACAGCCGGGTTGAATGTATTGAATCCAATACATAGCCCGGAACGGTAGCCAAACCGAACCTGAGTCTGGATAGTGAGACGGCGAAACTGTGTAATAGGTGGATGCGATTACCCAGTCTCCAAGATCTGGAGCCGGGCTGATGAACCTCTAGGGTTTCATCAAGAGAAGGTGTCCCCTTGGAACGTCCGCATCATGCCCGTATACGCAGCGTGCCGCGTTCACATCACCAACACTCATACCGATGTAACTAATTGCTAACTGCGCACTCTTCAACATGAATGACGCTCCTTTCTTAATATATAGGGTGCTAAATGGTATACCGCAGAGATTCACTTTATCAATAGGTTTTAACAACTTTTTTGTGGATACCTGCGGTTTTTTTTAAGAAAAGACCATAAAAATGATCCCGCTCGTGGGTGTTAGGCCTCGGAAATGTAGGGAATTAGGGCATCCGGGCGGGGAAGTACCGCAAGACACCGGTCCCGAACCCAGGATTCCACGGGTCCAAGATCGGGTACGTGAATCACCCCGAGACCAGCAGCCTGGGCAGCGAGAAGCCCGCTTTGGGAATCCTCCAAGCCCAGGGCGTCTCCGGGAGACACCCCCAGCCTGCGGCACAGGGTCAGGTATATTTCAGGATCTGGTTTATTATGCCGCACCTGATCCCCTGTGACGATCCGGGCGAAAAATCCGGATAACCCGGAGGATTCAAGCTTTGCGGCAGCATAGGGATTTTGGGTTGAGGTTGCCACCCCCAGGGTGATTCCACGGCTCTGAGCCCAGTCCAAGAGGGTTTGGACACCCGGTTTAACGGGTACCCCCCGGGAAGCGTAATAGGTTTTGGTATAATCAAACCGAAGGTCCAAAACCCGGTCATAGGGGTAATCCGGACCCAGGATCGATAGGAATAGTTCTTTAGTCTGCTGATCGCTGCGGCCAATGGCCTTGACCATGAGCTCCCGGGGTATGGGATGCCCCAGATCCTCGGCAGCCTTAGACCATTGCTCCAGGGCGAGGGCCTCGCTGTCGATGAGTAGCCCGTCCATGTCGAAACACATAGCTTGGGGCGCATTCAACGGTTTGGAAGGGAACCGATACTGGGGAGCCATTGTCCGGGTCAAACCTGGGGATCCGGTATCGGCGAGGCGGTTTCAGAATCCTCCGGAGGGCGGGATCCGGCCTGGTCGCTCTGCTGTTCCAGGTAAACAAGGAAATCCTCCGCAGGCATCGGTCGGGCAAAAAAGTAGCCTTGAAAGATCCGTACACCCTCGTTATAGAGGAACTCAGCCTGTTCCTTGGTTTCCACCCCCTCGGCGATGGCGTCAAATCCCAGTTCCTTGGCCATAGCAATAATGGTCCGGACGATAGCCTGACTTTTTGCATCATCGGTAACCTTTTTAATAAAGGATTGATCGATTTTCAGGTGCCCGACGGGCATCCGGTGTACGTAGGAGAGGCTGGAATAGCCGGTGCCGAAGTCATCCACAGCAAATCGGATTCCCTTGTTATGGAGTTTCTGCATGAGACTGATAATCCGCATGGGTTCTTCAATCAATGTGCTCTCGGTTATCTCTAACCAGAGTTTGTCCGGCGGAAAACTATGGTTATCCAGGATGCGCCGGATATTCTCCACGACATCCTCTGTTCTGAACTGCCGGGGAGAGAGATTTATAGAAACACCCCCCAGGGGGAGTTCCTGGGCAAACCACTGATCCAGGTGACGGGCCACGGTATACAGCACCCAATTTCCGATGGGAATGATCAGGCCGGTTTCTTCCGCCAGGGGGATGAACATTCCGGGACTAACTAATCCCAACCGGGGATGATGCCACCGGATCAGCGCTTCGGCAAATACCCTTTGCACGACGAACTCGGTACCCTCCTTGAGCACTGAGACAATAGGCTGATAGTACATATCAAATTGCTTATCCATCTCCTTAATGGCCTGGTGCTCCAGGGCCTTGATAATGGAATTCTGCAGATCCATGCGCTCTACAACCTGGTCCCTCATGCCCTCGTGGTAAATTCCGATCCCGGTGTCCTGATCCAAGGCATGTTGGAGGGCGATATCCGCATTCTGTAAGAGGTAGCTTTTGCTGTAGCCGTGATCGGGAAAAAGACTTATTCCCACGGTACAGCCGATATGTACATTGTATCCCGTAAAAATATGCGGTTGGTGAATCTCCCGGCGTAATGCCCGGGCAATTTTTTCGATGGTCTTGGTATTGTAGCTGCCCTCTACGAGAATGAGGAACTCACTCTCCCGGGTATGAAATACGTAGCGATCCCGAAACATGGTCCGCATTCGCTCACCGAGCTGGTACAGAATCCACTCACTCATCTGGGGTTTTAGAGTCCGCTGGACGGTATCGTAGTTTTTATCTAGGCGCACCAACAGGAAGGCACCGGAACGCTGGGGTTTTTCCGGGCTCTGATTACCGAAGAAATGGGCAATCTCCTTGTCCATCCGCAGATGGTTCGGCAGGCCCGTTTTGGGATTGATTTCCATGCGGCTGCGTAGTTCATTACTGCGCCGGGTCTGTTCATCAATAACCTGCAAAAGCTCCTGGGTCCGGGTAAGAAGCCCCCGCTTGTCTGCCCGAAGTTGTTTGATCTCTTCCAGCAGATCCATAACTACCTGGCGAATATCCTCTTGTCCGTCCAGCTTATGCATTAGCTGGGAGATGCTCAGCAAACCCATTAATAGTCCTATCCAACGTTCTTACTTTTGCTCTGATCACAAAATCCTGTCCTATCAGACCAGCCTAGGTTCCGGGCAAGGTCCATCGACACCCACCAGATGCAAAATCCGCCAATATTTTACTTGCATTTTCCAAGCTTTGGCGCACTATGTTGCTATTAGAGTCTCTTACCACAGCAAAGAAATCACTCTTCCCATTAGTGTACCCAGGATTATGGAATTTGTATACCGCGAAGAAAGTCCCGCGGCTTGTTTTTACTGTTCTTTAAAAGATGCTTCAATAACCTCCCATTTTTTTATACTTCGTCGAAGCCAGGCATGGAGAATCTCCGCCCGTTGGTGCTCGTCCAGCTTCCACGGAAGGGAGGACTGCCGTAGTCTGGTCGTAACATCGTATAAACAAAGAGCTGCACTCACCGAAATATTAAAGCTTTCAACAAATCCATACATGGGTATCCGGAGTGATTGGTCTGCGAGTTCAAATGCTGTTTCACTCAGCCCGGTAAGCTCGGTACCGAAAACCAGGGCAACCGGCCCGTCTTCCAGGGGCAGCTGGGAAAGCTCCAAGGCATCCCGGGAGGGAGCGGTAGCAATAATCCGGTATCCCTGTTTCTTTAGGCTCAGAAGGGCATCACGGGTATTGCCGTTGCCATCCGGCTCCGGGTTTCCATGATACCGCTGGAGGTTAAGCCATTGGCTTGTGCCCAGTTCCACATCAGGGTTAACCCGGTACCGGTTTCGATTCTCAATGATATGGACGTCCTGGACACCGAAGGCGTCACAGCTTCTCAGAACAGCCGAGGCGTTGTGGGGTTGGAATATATCCTCTAATACGACGGTAATGTATCGGCTACGATGTTCTAAAACGTCGAGCATGGTCTGCCAGCGTTGGGGTGTGACGAAGCCTGAAAGGTATTCTAACAGTGGATTCATGGTTGGGAGTGTACCAGATGAGGGCCAGGTATGGTAGCATAGCCCCATGAGAAAAAAGATTCGCAGCTATGAAAATTGCAGGGTAATCGACATCAGCCCCGGGGGAAATTCCCTATGCACCGTTCCTTCCCAGGATGCGGAGGGTAATCCCCGAGAAAAATTCGTGGAATTGGATTCACGCCAGGCGGTACCCGGGGATGTGGTTCACATTAATCTGGGAAGGAGAAAAAAAAAGGGGTTCGCCCAGGGGCAGGTGACCGACCTGGTTCAAAGCGCGGACTACCGTATCCCCGCCCCATGCCCCCACTTCGGAACCTGCGGGGGATGCCGATGGCAGCATGTACCCTATCCGATTCAGCTCGAATGGAAACACACCATGGTAGTCCAGGCCCTAACCCGCCATCTTCCTTCTTCGGGGATTCAGATTCCCGAGGTAAACCCTACTCTGCCCAGCCCGTCGGTGTGGGAGTACCGCAATAAAATGGAATACAGCTTCTCATCCCGGCGTTGGTTGGATAACCAGGAGCTTGAAGGCCCCGGGGAAGACCATACCAAAACGGACCCCCGAGCCCTGGGCTTCTTTGTTCCCGGTTATCCCGGAAGGGTCACCGACATCCGGGAATGCCATCTTCAAACGACCGAAGCCAGTGCCATCCGGAACTGGGTACGGGATTGGGCTTACCAGCATCACCTGTCCTTCTACGATCATAAAACCCATCAGGGCTACCTGAGAACCCTGGTGATTCGCAATAACAGTCAGGGCCAGTTTCTCGTAATCTTGATTACCGGGGACCACCGTCCGAACCTGGAGCAGGACTTCGTGGATCGACTCACCGCGGAGTTTCCCCGTATTCGGTCGATATACGGTATTACCAATAGTAAACTCAATGATTCCTACGCGGATTTAGAGATGCGCAACCTCTGGGGGGAGGAGTGGATTCGTGAAACCCTGGGAGATCTTGATTTCCACATTGGACCGGGCAGCTTCTTTCAAACAAATATCCCCCAGACCCCCCGGCTCTATGACCTCGCATTGCGGTATGCGGCTCCAGACCCAGCCGGTGATCTGGTATACGATTTATATACAGGCACCGGAACCATCGCGGCCTACCTCGCCGGTTCTGCCCGGGAGGTGATCGGCCTCGAGTATGTCGAGGAAGCTGTTACCGCTGCCCGGCGGAGTTGCACTGAAAACGGTATTACCAACGCAGGGTTCTATGCAGGGGATATGAAGGATCTGCTTACCCGGGAGTTTTTTGATACCCACGGGTGGCCGGATATTGTAGTGACCGATCCTCCCCGGGCAGGAATGCATCCCCAGGTTGTTCAACGCCTTCGGGATGCGAAACCGAAACGGATCGTATACGTGAGCTGCAATCCCGAAAGCCTCGGCCGGGATGCAGCACTGTTGACCCAGCCATTGCCCCAGGGCGGCCGGTACTCTATCGACGAAATTCAGCCAGTGGACATGGCCCCCCACACTCCTCACATAGAAACGGTAGTCCGATTCAGCTACACGAGTAGTCCCGAGACCGAATAACCCGGTATACAACCCCAGCCTCTCGGGAGAATGGTGTCTGCCGGGAGGTAGGGGTGGAGCTACAGCACCCCGCATGGCATCCCTGGGAGTTGTCGGGCAGACCGGTAACCCCCTCCACCCGGCCCATACGTATGAGTTGATCCAACCCGGCCTGGGCCAAGGCCCTGGATAGGCCGCAGTCCACCATGATCTGACGAAAGCAGGCCTCTCCGTGCCGGGTGAGATAGGCCCGGATGACCGCCAGGGGCCGGGATTGAGGGTCCGGACCCTGGGGTAAAGGCGGAACCCGGGTACTCACGAACCGATCCCCTGGGGACGGAATCCGGAGGAGGAGCGTCCGGCAAGCCAAAACAGCACCACCATGCCCGCCATGAGACCCAGGCTCGTTAGAATCCACCCTACATCTCCCCCCTCAAAAACCTGATAAAACAGCACCGCCACCGCCCAGGCCAGTACCAGAAGGTAGCCCCCGAGCCCCAATCCACGCAGCCGACCCATCTCCCGGATCGCAGCACCCATGGCTGCCAAGCAGGGCGTATAGATCAGCACAAAGAGCAGATAGGCGTAGCCGCTTGCCGGGGTAAACATGCGGGCAAGGCGGCCGGTGGTAATCTTGGTCTGTTCATCCTCCCGGGGCTGGCTCAGGGCGGAGAAGCCCAGGGGATCCAGCAAAGCCTCCAGGATGCCGGCAAGATTTATGGGTATACTCACGACAGCCTCCAGAAGGCGGTCACCCAGGGAATGCCCGGTATCAAAGGGCGCCTGGGGACTTGCCCCGCTCCGTCCGTCTGTGGCGGAATCCTGGGCATAGAGACTGTTCAGGGTGCCGACGATGGCTTCCTTCGCAAACACCCCGGTGAATAGTCCGACCGTGGCAGGCCAATTCTCGGACTCGATACCCATGGGTGCAAAGACGGGGGTAATGGCCCTGCTGGTTACACTGAGCAGTGAATCCTCACTGTCCTGGTTGCCGAAGCTCATCCCCCCGGGCCCCACCGCCAGGGAGTTCAGCAGGGACAGCACCGCTACTGCCAGGGCGATCACCGATCCCGCCCGGATGACGAATGATTTAACCCGGTCCAGGCTATTCCCCACCACGTATCCCAACCGGGGAGCATGGTAGGGCGGAAGCTCCATGACAAAGTGGGAACTAGCCCCCCGAAACAGGGTATGTTTGAGAAGGATTCCCGTAAGGACCGCGAGGATTATGCCAACCAGGTAGATAGAAAAGACCACCGATCCCGAGGAGCGGGGGAATAATGCAGCAACGAAGAGGGCGTACACGGGAAGCCGGGCGCCGCAGGACATAAAGGGGGTCATGAAAATGGTTGTGTACCGGTCCTTGGTGGATTCTAGGGTACGGGTACCCATTATTCCCGGAACCGTACACCCGAATCCCACGATCATCGGGATGAAGGCCTTTCCGGGCAGCCCCAGGAACTGCATAAATCGATCCATCACGAAGGCCGCCCGGGCCATGTACCCCGAGTCTTCCAAGATTGACAGCATGAAAAACATAAAAAAGATAATGGGAATAAAGGTTCCAACGGTCTGCAATCCGCTTCCGATACCGTTGGCGAGGATTTCCGTGAGCCACTGGGGACTTCCTATGCTCCAAAGCAGCTGTCCCAGGCCCTCTACCAGGAGTGCCCCCAGGGCCAGATCAAAAAAATCAATGAAGGCGCTGCCCAGGGTGATGGTGACCCAAAATACCAGGTACATAACCCCCATGAAGATGGGGATGCCCCAAAGGCGGTGCATAACAATCCGGTCTATCCGGTCGGTGAGGCTTTCCCGGGTCGAGGTGCGGTTAATGGTTTCTCGGGTTAACCCCTCGATTATGCGGTACTTCTCGTCGGCGGAGAGGATATCCGCTTCCTCTCCCATGGTTGCTTCCAAGGATCTCCGGGCCTCAACCATGGCATCCACCTCCCGGGGGGTGTAGCCGTGGTTCAGGAGCCGTCTCTGGATCCATTCGGCGTTTTCAAGAAATTGCAGGGCCGTCCACCGCGGCAGATCCGGGGACGGTACTCCGGGAAATGCCCCAGCCAGACGCCTGGGTCTCGGACCAGGGCGTCGGGGATGACCCGGGGCAGCCTGGGCCGGGGAATCTCCGGTGTGAACTCCGCTCCCCGCTGTGAGTGGGGTAAACCCCTGGATCCAGTCCTCTAAGGCCGGGCTGTACACCGGCGAAGCCTTCGGGTCGGGCACGGTTAGGGGCTCGGTAACAACCCGGCTCAGCCGGCGGATATGGGTCTTATTCGTACCCTGAACTGGAATGACCGGTACGCCGAGGCGGGCTGACAAACCCCGGGCATCGATGGTGATGCCACGCTCCTGGCTAATATCGATCATATTGAGGACGACAATCAGGGGTACGCCCAGCTCAATGAGCTGGAGGGTTAGGTAGAGATTCCGCTCCAGGTTGCTCGCGTCCAGGATGTTAATGATACCGTCGGGCTGTTCCTCCACCAGGTAGTTTCGGGCTACCCGCTCATCCTCGGTATGGGCGGTGAGACTGTAGATTCCCGGCAGATCTACCAGGGTGATTTGCATCTCGGTGTGCCCGGTTAGTTTGTCCGACTGCGGCCTCCGGGTATGGCCCATATCCAGGACCTCCCCCTGGCCGATAAAGGGCTCGGCTAAGAAAAATCCGGGTTCTGCCATGCGCAGCACACCCTCTTTTTTTTCCACCGTTACACCGGGCCAGTTCCCGATCCGGTGCTTACCCCCTGTCAGGGCGTTGAAAATAGTGGTTTTTCCGCAGTTGGGGTTCCCTACCAGGGCAAGGGTGGTAGTGCCACTCCTGTCTGATGGTCCGGTATGGTTCGATTCACGTCTTCTCATGGAATTCTACTCTTCGGATAGGTGGGAATGGTAGGCTTCTGGCTTCTCAGGGTGATTGGTCGCTGCTGCCTTCTCAAGGATCAAAATGGCCGCCTCCGCCTTCCGGAGGGAAAGACGGAACCCCCGGGATTCAATTTCCACGGGATCACCCAAGGGGGCCAGTTTACGGACCCGTAGGATGGTTCCGCGGGTCAGCCCCATGGATAGCAGTTTCTGGCGGTATGCGGGTTCTCCCGGATGGTACCCCCGGATAATCGCCTGATCGCCGGGGTGCAGTTCTGACAATGTACAGACCATGGTTACGCCTCGCTTACCGCCAGAGAGTAGCATGGTTGGGGCTGAACATGCAATAAATTGCTGCCCTTCGCGCCGGCCCGAAGAATATGTACCCTAGGATAGGTTCACCACAAATCGGCCCCGGTGGGAGGATGCCTCCAGGGCATTCAGACAAGAACCAACCTCTTCCAAGGGAATCTGGGTACATTGATCCAAGAGTTGGGGCAGGCTCCACTGGGTTGCCAGGTGTTCCCAGATACTACGCTTCTGCTCCAGGGGGGTGTCCGCACTGGCAATACCCCGGAGAGTGATGCCCCGGAGAATGAAGGGATACACAGTCATCTGAAGGTCACCGGAAAGGACGTTTCCGCAGGATGTAGCAGCTCCCCCGAACTTCAATGAGCGCAGCACCCGGGTAAGAGCCGAGTCCCCGAGGGTATCAACCGCTCCTGCCCACTCCTGGGGTAACAGGGGCTTGTTCCCTGAAGCATCAAATTCATCCCAAAAAAGCACCCCCTCGGCTCCCAGACTCCGCAGCCAATCAGCCCGGGATTCGTGATGGGTCAGGGCCCACGCGGAGTACCCGAGTTTCGAAAGAATCTGGACGGCTATGCTCCCTACCCCGCCGGAGGCTCCGGTCACCAGCACCGGTCCGGAATCCGGGAATACAAAGGAGTGCTGCAAGGCATGAATACATAATCCGGCGGTGAGCCCGGCTGTGCCCAGGGCCATGGCCGTCCGGGCATCCAGGCCCCCAGGCATGGGAAGAACCCATCCAGCCGGAACCCGGATGTACTGCCCGAAGCCACCGGGAGTATTCATACCCAGGTCGAATCCGCACACGATCACCTCATCCCCGGGACCAAACCCCGCCCCGGATCCCTCCACGACCTCCCCGGCAGCATCGATGCCCGGAACATGGGGATACTGCCGGGTCACCCCCCGGTTTCCCCGGGAACTGAGCATATCCTTGAAATTCAGAGAGCTTGCGTGAACCCGGATGAGCACCTCCCCGGCAGGAAGGTCTGTGGTGTCCTTGGTTACTATCTCTCCTGTGAAGGATCCGTCTGATTTCTGAGAAACCTCATAGGCTCGGTATTGCATCCCCGCCTCCTTGGCTGTAATGTAGTCTCCATGAATCAAAAGGCATTTCTCACCGGCGTCAGGCTGGGGATTCCCGTGTTCATCGGATACTTCCCCACTGCCCTCGCCTTCGGTCTGTTGGCGCGGCAGGCCGGAATGACAACAGCTGAAGCCTTTGCCTTCAGTGTAACAAACTTCGCGGGTGCAAGCCAATTCATCGCGGTGAACCTCTATCAATCAGGGGCAGCCCTGGGAGAAATCGGAATCGCAGCCCTGATGATCAACCTGCGCTACCTTCTCATGAGCGCAAGTCTGGCCCCCAAACTCAATCTGCATCGCTCCTGGATCAAACCCTTTATCGCCTACGGTATCACCGATGAGGTTTTCAGTTTGGCATCGACGTACGTCGGCACCCCGGCTGCAGATACCGGGGCAGGTCCGGCTGCCGTGGTACCCAAGGAACAAGACCAGGGAACCCCGAGGGGAACTAATCCCTCCCCCCGATCCCTAGGCAGTTCCTTTATGACCGGGCTTATCATCACCTCCTGGTCGGGCTGGGTGACTGGCACCCTGGCAGGCTCCTACTTCGGCATGTTTCTGCCCCAGGCGCTACAGGAGAGCTTTGTCATTACCCTCTATGCCCTGTTTACCGCTATCCTGGTAGACGAAAGCAAACGGAGCCTCAGAATAGTCCCGGTTGCCGCCCTGGCCGCCGGTCTCAACACTGTCCTGGTATTAGGCCTGTCCCTCAGCCAAGGGTGGGCATTCGTCATATCGATGATCATCGCTGCCGGAGCCGCAACCCTCTGGACCCCTCCGGCCCATCCACAGGAGATGCAGGAGGAAATGCCATGAGATGGGAAATACTACTGTTAATGCTGGTCACGGCCGGAGGAACCTACCTCCCCCGCGCCCTCCCCCAGATCTTTCATAGTTCCCGAACCCTTCACCCCAGACTGGTCACCTTTCTGGAGTACCTTCCCACTGCGGCCCTGGGAGCCCTGATTCTGCCCGGCACCCTCCTCGACTTCTCTCATAATCCCTGGGCGGGTATCGCAGGGCTTGGGGCAGCCGGACTGGTAGCCTGGATCCGACCTGGGCTCATACTCCCCACGGTCTGTGCGATTGCCGTGACCTACGGAGGGCTGGTTCTCTGGTAATCCGGGAAACCCGAGAAGAGTGGTTTTGCCCGGGTGTTAGGGTGATTCGAATGCCTCCCCCAGATTCATCACCCCAGCCACCCCTCCGGGGATGACCTCCAGTCCGACCCTGTAGATTTTCCCGGAAAACTACCCTATAGTTACCATATGAACACAGAAACAGAACGCCGGCGTGCGCCGCGATACCGGCTCCACCAGCTTGTACACCTCGATATGGGTAGGGAGGATTTCATTCCCGCGGATGGTTTGAATATCAGCACCACCGGTCTGGCCTGCCTCACCGATCTCGCCCAGGATGTCGGTTCCAGAATGTTCACCATGTTTCAGCTTGACCCGTCTTCGGAAGAAAGCCTGGTAAAATGCGAGGGCATCGTCTCCCGCTGCGATGCTAAACCCAACGGCGAGTTTGAAATAGGAGTAGAATTTACCGACATTCTGGAATCAGATAAAAGGAAGATCGAAGAGTACTTAACTCAGGCCTAATCGGCTCCCTTCTCCCGGGGGCCCTCCCTATCACTGGATTGGTCCGGGTTCCCGGGGTAACCGAAGCCCGCCTCCCCAGCTTCCCGCCGTATCGG encodes the following:
- the feoB gene encoding ferrous iron transport protein B — encoded protein: MRRRESNHTGPSDRSGTTTLALVGNPNCGKTTIFNALTGGKHRIGNWPGVTVEKKEGVLRMAEPGFFLAEPFIGQGEVLDMGHTRRPQSDKLTGHTEMQITLVDLPGIYSLTAHTEDERVARNYLVEEQPDGIINILDASNLERNLYLTLQLIELGVPLIVVLNMIDISQERGITIDARGLSARLGVPVIPVQGTNKTHIRRLSRVVTEPLTVPDPKASPVYSPALEDWIQGFTPLTAGSGVHTGDSPAQAAPGHPRRPGPRPRRLAGAFPGVPSPDLPRWTALQFLENAEWIQRRLLNHGYTPREVDAMVEARRSLEATMGEEADILSADEKYRIIEGLTRETINRTSTRESLTDRIDRIVMHRLWGIPIFMGVMYLVFWVTITLGSAFIDFFDLALGALLVEGLGQLLWSIGSPQWLTEILANGIGSGLQTVGTFIPIIFFMFFMLSILEDSGYMARAAFVMDRFMQFLGLPGKAFIPMIVGFGCTVPGIMGTRTLESTKDRYTTIFMTPFMSCGARLPVYALFVAALFPRSSGSVVFSIYLVGIILAVLTGILLKHTLFRGASSHFVMELPPYHAPRLGYVVGNSLDRVKSFVIRAGSVIALAVAVLSLLNSLAVGPGGMSFGNQDSEDSLLSVTSRAITPVFAPMGIESENWPATVGLFTGVFAKEAIVGTLNSLYAQDSATDGRSGASPQAPFDTGHSLGDRLLEAVVSIPINLAGILEALLDPLGFSALSQPREDEQTKITTGRLARMFTPASGYAYLLFVLIYTPCLAAMGAAIREMGRLRGLGLGGYLLVLAWAVAVLFYQVFEGGDVGWILTSLGLMAGMVVLFWLAGRSSSGFRPQGIGS
- a CDS encoding FeoA family protein: MVCTLSELHPGDQAIIRGYHPGEPAYRQKLLSMGLTRGTILRVRKLAPLGDPVEIESRGFRLSLRKAEAAILILEKAAATNHPEKPEAYHSHLSEE
- a CDS encoding YhdH/YhfP family quinone oxidoreductase, giving the protein MQYRAYEVSQKSDGSFTGEIVTKDTTDLPAGEVLIRVHASSLNFKDMLSSRGNRGVTRQYPHVPGIDAAGEVVEGSGAGFGPGDEVIVCGFDLGMNTPGGFGQYIRVPAGWVLPMPGGLDARTAMALGTAGLTAGLCIHALQHSFVFPDSGPVLVTGASGGVGSIAVQILSKLGYSAWALTHHESRADWLRSLGAEGVLFWDEFDASGNKPLLPQEWAGAVDTLGDSALTRVLRSLKFGGAATSCGNVLSGDLQMTVYPFILRGITLRGIASADTPLEQKRSIWEHLATQWSLPQLLDQCTQIPLEEVGSCLNALEASSHRGRFVVNLS
- a CDS encoding AzlC family ABC transporter permease produces the protein MNQKAFLTGVRLGIPVFIGYFPTALAFGLLARQAGMTTAEAFAFSVTNFAGASQFIAVNLYQSGAALGEIGIAALMINLRYLLMSASLAPKLNLHRSWIKPFIAYGITDEVFSLASTYVGTPAADTGAGPAAVVPKEQDQGTPRGTNPSPRSLGSSFMTGLIITSWSGWVTGTLAGSYFGMFLPQALQESFVITLYALFTAILVDESKRSLRIVPVAALAAGLNTVLVLGLSLSQGWAFVISMIIAAGAATLWTPPAHPQEMQEEMP
- a CDS encoding AzlD domain-containing protein, which gives rise to MRWEILLLMLVTAGGTYLPRALPQIFHSSRTLHPRLVTFLEYLPTAALGALILPGTLLDFSHNPWAGIAGLGAAGLVAWIRPGLILPTVCAIAVTYGGLVLW
- a CDS encoding PilZ domain-containing protein produces the protein MNTETERRRAPRYRLHQLVHLDMGREDFIPADGLNISTTGLACLTDLAQDVGSRMFTMFQLDPSSEESLVKCEGIVSRCDAKPNGEFEIGVEFTDILESDKRKIEEYLTQA